In a genomic window of Lycium ferocissimum isolate CSIRO_LF1 chromosome 9, AGI_CSIRO_Lferr_CH_V1, whole genome shotgun sequence:
- the LOC132029856 gene encoding uncharacterized protein LOC132029856, whose amino-acid sequence MAAASYEYEDGGYPQQQPDASPYDPNFVPDSVKSFVVHLYRHIREKNVYEIHQMYETSFQTLSERMFKETPWPSVDAVASYVDNDHVFCLLYREMWFRHLYARLSPTLRQRIDSWDNYCSLFQVVLHGVVNMQLPNQWLWDMVDEFVYQFQAFCQYRAKMKNKTAEEIALLKQYDQAWNVYGVLNFLQALVEKSTIIQILEREKEGLEEFTATDGYDYSGGSNVLKVLGYFSMIGLLRVHCLLGDYHTGLKCLRPIDITQQGVYTSVIGSHITTIYHYGFANLMLRRYVEAIHEFNKILLYIYKTKQYHQKSPQYEQILKKNEQMYALLAISLSLCPQVKLVEETVNSQLREKYGEKMARMQRYDDEAFALYDELFSYACPKFITPSAPSFEEPLVNYNQDAYRLQLKLFLYEVKQQQLLAGVRTFLKVYSTISLGKLANYMEVDEPTLRTILMTYKHKTHAVDSDGKITSNADVDFYIDEDMIRVVESKPAKKYGDYFLRQIVKLEGIMTDIDRIKLD is encoded by the exons ATGGCAGCAGCTTCCTACGAATACGAAGACGGTGGatacccacaacaacaacccgatgCATCTCCATACGACCCGAATTTCGTACCCGATTCGGTAAAATCATTCGTAGTTCATCTATACAGACACATAAGAGAGAAGAATGTATACGAGATTCATCAGATGTATGAAACATCTTTCCAGACATTGAGTGAACGTATGTTTAAGGAAACACCTTGGCCTTCAGTTGATGCTGTTGCTTCTTACGTtgataatgaccatgttttctGTTTGCTTTATCGTGAGATGTGGTTTCGTCATTTGTATGCTAGGCTTTCTCCTACTCTTAGACAAAGAATTGATTCTTGGGATAATTATTGCAGCCTTTTTCAG GTGGTGCTGCATGGTGTGGTTAACATGCAATTGCCAAACCAGTGGTTGTGGGACATGGTAGATGAGTTTGTATACCAATTCCAGGCATTCTGTCAATACCGTGCAAAGATGAAGAACAAAACTGCTGAGGAGATTGCATTGCTGAAGCAATATGACCAG GCTTGGAATGTCTACGGCGTCCTCAACTTCTTACAAGCCCTTGTGGAGAAATCGACGATAATCCAAATATTGGAGAGGGAGAAGGAAGGTCTTGAAGAGTTTACTGCTACTGATGGGTATGATTACAGTGGTGGAAGTAATGTCTTGAAGGTTTTGGGCTATTTCAGCATGATAGGCTTGCTTAGAGTTCATTGTTTGTTGGGTGATTATCATACTGGCTTGAAGTGCTTACGTCCAATTGACATAACGCAGCAAGGTGTTTACACCAGTGTTATTGGAAGCCACATAACCACAATATATCACTACGGCTTTGCTAATCTTATGTTGAGGAG GTATGTAGAGGCTATCCATGAATTTAACAAAATCcttctatatatttataagACAAAACAGTATCACCAGAAGTCACCTCAGTACGAGCAGATACTGAAGAAAAATGAGCAGATGTATGCCCTGTTGGCTATATCTTTGTCACTGTGCCCTCAAGTGAAACTTGTTGAAGAAACTGTGAATTCTCAATTAAGAGAGAAGTATGGTGAGAAGATGGCGAGAATGCAAAGATATGATGATGAGGCATTTGCACTCTATGATGAGCTCTTCTCATATGCATGCCCTAAGTTCATTACTCCCTCTGCTCCAAGTTTTGAGGAGCCTCTTGTAAATTACAACCAG GATGCCTATAGGCTACAGCTGAAGCTGTTCCTTTATGAAGTGAAGCAGCAACAATTATTGGCCGGTGTTAGGACCTTTCTGAAAGTGTATTCAACAATCTCCCTGGGGAAACTTGCAAATTACATGGAAGTTGATGAACCCACTCTAAG GACAATTTTGATGACATACAAGCACAAAACACATGCTGTCGATTCCGATGGCAAGATAACTTCTAATGCTGATGTAGACTTCTACATTGATGAA GACATGATCCGCGTAGTAGAATCTAAACCGGCCAAGAAGTATGGTGATTACTTTTTGCGTCAGATTGTGAAG CTTGAAGGGATCATGACTGACATTGACAGGATAAAGCTGGACTAG